In one window of Parafrankia discariae DNA:
- a CDS encoding glycosyltransferase, with protein sequence MTAPLSVGSAPAPHGAGDVPASVVLASVVVPAHNEESVIGRCLAALSAGLPVGALDVIVVCNGCTDGTAAAARARGVRVIETDRANKAAALNTGDAAAMAFPRFYVDADVEVAGSALLEVAAVLRTGAALAAAPALRPCMTGVARPVRDYYRIWMRLPYVADGHVGSGVVGVGDVGRKRFARFPEAIADDLYLYHQFSAEERVTVDSVHFTVYPARTVRDFVRRKVRVYAGNIELRNRGLVPVENRNTGGASWLSVVAADRRLLTAAPAYLAISAVAKLLAVRKVRRGDLGSWERDDSSRRLPEETT encoded by the coding sequence GGTGATGTCCCCGCCAGTGTCGTCCTGGCCAGCGTCGTCGTGCCGGCGCACAACGAGGAGTCCGTCATCGGACGGTGCCTCGCGGCGCTCAGTGCCGGGCTGCCCGTCGGAGCGCTCGACGTGATCGTGGTGTGCAACGGATGTACGGACGGCACCGCCGCGGCCGCCCGTGCCCGTGGCGTCCGGGTGATCGAGACGGATCGAGCGAACAAGGCGGCCGCCCTGAACACCGGGGACGCGGCGGCCATGGCCTTCCCGCGCTTCTATGTCGACGCCGACGTGGAGGTCGCCGGATCGGCGCTGCTTGAGGTCGCCGCCGTCCTGCGCACGGGGGCGGCGCTCGCCGCGGCGCCCGCGCTGCGTCCGTGCATGACCGGGGTGGCCCGGCCCGTCCGCGACTACTACCGGATCTGGATGCGTCTGCCCTATGTCGCCGACGGGCACGTGGGCTCCGGGGTCGTCGGTGTCGGCGATGTCGGGCGGAAGCGTTTCGCCCGCTTTCCCGAGGCCATCGCCGACGATCTGTACCTCTACCACCAGTTCAGCGCGGAGGAACGGGTCACGGTGGACTCCGTCCACTTCACTGTCTATCCCGCGAGAACAGTGCGGGATTTCGTCCGGAGGAAGGTCCGGGTGTACGCCGGGAACATCGAGCTCCGCAATCGTGGGCTGGTGCCCGTGGAGAACCGGAACACCGGCGGCGCGTCCTGGCTGTCCGTCGTCGCCGCCGATCGCCGGCTGCTCACCGCAGCCCCCGCCTACCTCGCCATCTCGGCGGTGGCGAAGCTGCTGGCCGTCCGGAAGGTCCGCCGCGGCGACCTCGGTTCCTGGGAGCGTGACGACAGCAGCCGGCGCCTTCCTGAGGAGACGACGTGA
- a CDS encoding acyltransferase: MTRVLGFLRSLLDARALLHSLRILHFYNYSHVQQVRRMTIERGVRLAPNVSVRNGERVEIRAFAHIGERVSLWAGDRTGRIEIGEHSLIGPGTFLTAANYETLPDIVIDSQPKREADIVIGNDVWVGANSVVLPGVTIGDSTIVGAGSVVTKSLPAGALAAGVPAKVIGRRGESARSGHAVQADRPGRNDRTDADGTGRRSGSHPAGGQ; this comes from the coding sequence GTGACCAGGGTTCTCGGCTTTCTCCGTTCCCTGCTCGACGCCCGCGCACTGCTGCACTCACTGCGGATCCTCCACTTCTACAACTACTCGCATGTCCAGCAGGTCCGCCGGATGACGATCGAACGGGGTGTCCGCCTGGCGCCGAACGTCTCCGTCCGGAACGGGGAGCGGGTGGAGATACGGGCGTTCGCCCACATCGGTGAGCGGGTTTCGCTGTGGGCCGGTGACCGCACTGGCCGGATCGAGATCGGCGAGCACTCCCTGATCGGGCCGGGCACGTTTCTCACGGCCGCGAACTACGAGACGCTGCCGGACATCGTCATCGACAGCCAGCCGAAGCGGGAGGCGGACATCGTCATCGGCAACGACGTGTGGGTCGGCGCCAACTCGGTGGTTCTCCCAGGCGTGACGATAGGCGACAGCACGATTGTCGGCGCCGGTTCTGTCGTCACGAAGTCGTTGCCCGCGGGAGCGTTGGCCGCGGGTGTTCCGGCGAAGGTCATCGGGAGGCGCGGAGAGTCGGCCCGTTCCGGCCATGCCGTCCAGGCGGACCGGCCTGGGCGGAATGACCGTACCGACGCGGACGGCACCGGGCGGCGCTCCGGCTCCCACCCGGCGGGTGGGCAGTGA
- a CDS encoding glycosyltransferase family 2 protein, which yields MTVEVSVLIVSYNTAELTVRCLQSVLAEPPGAETEIIVVDNASTDGSPDAIRDVFPSVRLIESATNLGFGRAVNLAASHASGDFLLLLNPDAVVLEGAITEILTFARRNPACGLYGGRTLRPDGSVDPSSCWGAPSLWSLVCFGVGLSTMFRGSRIFDPESLGRWQRDSVREVGVVTGCLLLVGRGLFERLGGFDPRFFMYGEDTDLSMRARAAGYCPTIVPTATIVHHVGASSSNWAAKHVLVLRGKTTLVRKHWTGRRQRLCLAMIVLGVALRALADLGSGLARGRPRARASDWRALWGRRRDWWPGYPPYSEPTGGVPSQSGVPPELASGTVHPSRHLTRP from the coding sequence GTGACCGTCGAGGTGTCCGTGTTGATCGTGTCCTACAACACCGCGGAGCTGACGGTTCGGTGCCTACAGTCCGTCCTGGCTGAGCCGCCCGGGGCCGAAACAGAGATCATCGTTGTCGACAACGCCTCGACGGACGGATCACCGGACGCCATCCGGGACGTGTTCCCGTCGGTGCGGCTGATCGAATCGGCGACGAACCTCGGATTCGGCCGCGCGGTCAACCTGGCGGCCTCCCACGCCAGCGGGGACTTCCTGCTCCTGCTGAACCCCGACGCCGTCGTCCTGGAGGGGGCGATCACCGAGATCCTCACCTTCGCCCGCCGGAACCCGGCCTGCGGGCTCTACGGTGGGCGGACGCTGCGGCCGGACGGATCGGTCGATCCGAGCTCCTGCTGGGGGGCACCCAGCCTGTGGAGCCTGGTGTGCTTCGGGGTCGGCCTGTCGACGATGTTCCGCGGATCGAGGATCTTCGATCCGGAGTCCCTCGGGCGCTGGCAGCGCGACAGCGTCCGCGAGGTCGGTGTCGTCACCGGATGCCTGCTGCTGGTCGGACGCGGCCTCTTCGAACGGCTGGGCGGGTTCGACCCCAGGTTCTTCATGTACGGAGAGGACACCGACCTGTCGATGCGGGCACGGGCCGCCGGCTACTGCCCCACGATCGTCCCGACCGCGACGATCGTGCACCACGTCGGGGCCTCGTCCTCGAACTGGGCGGCCAAGCACGTGCTCGTCCTGCGCGGGAAGACCACGCTGGTGCGGAAGCACTGGACGGGGCGGCGGCAGCGGCTCTGCCTGGCGATGATCGTGCTGGGGGTGGCGCTGCGGGCCCTGGCCGATCTGGGGTCGGGGCTGGCCCGCGGGCGGCCGCGGGCGCGGGCGAGCGACTGGCGCGCGCTCTGGGGCCGGCGGCGGGACTGGTGGCCCGGCTACCCCCCGTACTCCGAGCCCACGGGCGGCGTCCCCAGCCAGTCGGGCGTTCCGCCCGAGCTCGCATCCGGCACGGTTCACCCGTCCCGACATCTGACGAGGCCATGA
- a CDS encoding acyltransferase — translation MSSSLPERSLDLWRRARSRAFTRFLTGSFGALGPRTDIEPPFRLYGARWMSIGAGVHVGPGSWFQVIGGDGEPAAPVIRIGAGSSFVGWCTLSAVRGITIGDRAMFARGVYVADHDHAYRAAGVAIRDQGHTGVAPVVIGDGAWLGQNCVVTAGSKIGRGAVVGANSVVKGVVPDFSLAVGAPARVVRSWAPHDVPSRP, via the coding sequence ATGAGCAGTTCGCTACCCGAGCGGTCCCTCGACCTGTGGCGCAGGGCCCGCAGCCGGGCCTTCACCCGGTTCCTGACCGGGTCGTTCGGGGCGCTGGGCCCGCGTACCGACATCGAGCCGCCGTTCCGGCTTTACGGCGCTCGCTGGATGTCGATCGGCGCCGGCGTCCATGTGGGCCCCGGCTCGTGGTTCCAGGTGATCGGCGGAGACGGCGAGCCGGCGGCGCCGGTGATCCGAATCGGCGCGGGCTCGTCGTTCGTCGGGTGGTGCACGCTGTCGGCCGTGCGCGGCATCACGATCGGGGACAGAGCGATGTTCGCGCGTGGCGTCTACGTGGCCGACCATGACCACGCCTACCGGGCGGCCGGCGTCGCGATCCGGGACCAGGGCCACACGGGCGTCGCCCCGGTGGTGATCGGCGACGGCGCCTGGCTGGGCCAGAACTGTGTGGTCACCGCTGGCTCGAAGATCGGCCGCGGCGCCGTCGTCGGCGCGAACAGCGTCGTGAAGGGGGTCGTGCCCGACTTCAGTCTCGCGGTGGGCGCGCCCGCCCGGGTTGTCCGGAGCTGGGCGCCGCACGACGTCCCGAGCCGGCCGTGA
- a CDS encoding dTDP-4-dehydrorhamnose 3,5-epimerase family protein, which yields MAVLATTQFTGSTTEIPGLFVFDVTSIEDERGWFQEKFHHAKLVDAGIPASFQAVQNSLSYNKNSGVTRGFHAEPWDKYISVVKGRVFCAYVDLRSGKNFGTVVTVELDRNRAVFLPRGVANSYQTIEDDTYYLYSVNEHWSADRYDSYVFVNLADPVLGVRWPVPLREAVISDRDRHHPSLADVSPVEIAPAAVAGRGDADPG from the coding sequence GTGGCCGTCCTGGCTACCACGCAGTTCACCGGCTCCACGACCGAGATTCCGGGCCTTTTTGTGTTCGATGTTACGTCCATCGAGGATGAGCGCGGCTGGTTCCAGGAGAAGTTCCACCACGCCAAGCTTGTCGACGCAGGGATTCCGGCAAGCTTCCAGGCCGTCCAGAACAGTCTTTCCTACAATAAAAATTCAGGCGTGACACGGGGCTTTCACGCCGAGCCCTGGGACAAGTACATATCGGTGGTCAAGGGCCGCGTCTTCTGCGCCTACGTCGATCTGCGGTCCGGGAAGAACTTCGGAACCGTCGTCACCGTCGAGCTCGACCGGAACCGAGCCGTCTTCCTGCCACGGGGGGTCGCGAACTCCTATCAGACGATCGAGGACGACACCTACTATCTGTACAGCGTCAACGAGCACTGGAGTGCCGACCGGTACGACAGCTACGTCTTTGTGAATCTTGCCGACCCGGTCCTAGGCGTGCGGTGGCCCGTCCCGTTGCGCGAGGCCGTGATATCCGATCGAGACCGGCACCACCCGTCGCTGGCCGACGTGAGCCCAGTGGAGATCGCGCCGGCCGCGGTCGCCGGCCGCGGGGACGCGGACCCGGGCTGA
- a CDS encoding YdcF family protein — protein MITDAQQARSRWRRALRSGALCAAVLVAVLNMRMIVFPRIDKPRPVDAIFMLGGPGERRDKAVELARSGIAPVLVVSMPGTWRCPDAAEIGRDIQVICFWPDPVTTQGEAREAGRLARIHGWRSILFVTDRSQDSRARLRIERCYDGEVLVDAVSTPWRQWPYLFAYQTAASVKAFVWQRGC, from the coding sequence GTGATCACAGACGCACAACAGGCACGGTCGCGGTGGCGGCGTGCGCTGCGCTCCGGGGCGCTCTGTGCCGCGGTTCTGGTCGCCGTGCTGAACATGCGAATGATCGTCTTCCCGAGGATCGACAAGCCTCGTCCCGTGGACGCGATCTTCATGCTTGGGGGCCCGGGCGAACGACGGGACAAGGCCGTCGAACTGGCCAGGTCCGGCATAGCACCGGTTCTGGTGGTCTCGATGCCCGGCACCTGGCGGTGCCCCGACGCGGCCGAGATCGGCCGGGACATCCAGGTCATCTGCTTCTGGCCGGACCCGGTGACCACCCAGGGCGAGGCTCGCGAAGCTGGCCGGCTGGCCAGGATCCACGGTTGGCGCTCGATCCTGTTCGTCACGGACCGCTCCCAGGACAGCCGGGCCAGGCTGCGCATCGAGCGCTGCTATGACGGCGAGGTCCTGGTGGACGCGGTCAGTACCCCCTGGCGGCAGTGGCCGTATCTGTTCGCCTACCAGACCGCGGCGTCCGTGAAGGCGTTCGTCTGGCAGCGTGGCTGCTGA